From the Deinococcus radiophilus genome, one window contains:
- a CDS encoding PilW family protein, translated as MNTKRLQGLTLVELLISMAIMGIVLIAITTFFGSTSDGAVQVNTRAELQQDVLNVEQLLASRIREAWYVYTPDRGAFPLGTGTLRTNPLTGNGNWALDTVSGSAVNGGHLLALILPPENRSAGCTGSVTEGCYRFFAYYPVQRSVWVAGNVSNSANNPGAGPDDANTWVLAEFRANYPAGLPSNLPPQPLPGAGRPMPSNVPGAANYNYVPAVTVPGLAPPNTGAVNLLADNLAPMTADQPMFTFLQEPTVNNVHPAINLQEVVIRMAATQRVRGRAVRLPGADQFYELRAFPENLGRR; from the coding sequence ATGAACACCAAACGTTTGCAGGGACTGACCCTGGTCGAACTGCTGATCAGCATGGCGATTATGGGGATCGTACTGATTGCGATCACGACCTTTTTCGGCTCGACTTCAGATGGAGCTGTTCAGGTGAATACCCGTGCCGAGTTGCAGCAAGACGTATTGAACGTAGAACAATTGCTGGCCAGCCGTATCCGGGAAGCCTGGTACGTTTACACGCCTGACCGGGGCGCTTTTCCTCTGGGGACAGGCACACTGCGGACCAACCCGCTCACCGGAAACGGTAACTGGGCACTGGACACGGTGAGTGGCTCGGCCGTCAACGGTGGGCATCTGCTGGCCCTAATTTTGCCGCCTGAGAACCGGAGTGCCGGCTGTACAGGAAGCGTTACAGAGGGATGCTACCGCTTCTTTGCTTACTATCCCGTTCAGCGCTCGGTGTGGGTGGCTGGGAACGTCAGTAATTCTGCCAATAACCCTGGAGCTGGCCCTGACGATGCCAACACCTGGGTGCTGGCCGAGTTCCGGGCCAATTATCCAGCAGGACTGCCGTCCAATCTGCCACCGCAGCCACTGCCAGGAGCAGGACGTCCTATGCCGAGCAACGTTCCTGGCGCAGCCAACTACAACTATGTCCCTGCGGTGACCGTGCCAGGGCTGGCTCCTCCCAATACCGGAGCAGTCAACTTACTGGCCGACAATTTGGCTCCGATGACGGCGGATCAGCCGATGTTCACCTTCTTGCAGGAACCTACTGTCAACAATGTACATCCGGCCATTAACCTGCAGGAGGTCGTCATTCGCATGGCGGCCACCCAGCGTGTGCGGGGGCGGGCGGTGCGTCTGCCGGGAGCCGATCAATTCTACGAGCTGCGGGCCTTTCCAGAAAACCTGGGCCGTCGTTG
- a CDS encoding PulJ/GspJ family protein encodes MNSAGMKAMGERIQTRHRQRGFTLVELLVALAIFAVLAAVLSSTIVGLLGDTGNSQRRLSTTTDAQRILETVKASWNQQGYYDLACVSSLPASGYQIAIQSLDSRAQPLTLAGARTTVSTSCPALTALGTIPPAPPMRRVTVTTTQNGQSTRLVLDLLRPQ; translated from the coding sequence GCGCATACAGACACGACATCGTCAGCGGGGCTTTACCCTGGTCGAATTATTGGTGGCACTGGCTATCTTCGCTGTCCTGGCCGCTGTTCTTTCCTCGACGATTGTGGGCCTCCTGGGCGATACGGGCAACAGCCAGCGGCGGCTGAGCACCACCACCGACGCCCAGCGCATTCTGGAGACGGTCAAAGCGTCTTGGAACCAGCAGGGATACTACGACCTGGCCTGTGTCAGCAGCCTGCCGGCAAGCGGTTATCAGATTGCCATTCAGTCGCTCGATAGCCGGGCACAACCGCTCACCCTTGCAGGAGCCAGGACAACCGTGAGCACCAGCTGTCCAGCCCTCACTGCTTTGGGGACCATTCCGCCAGCGCCTCCGATGCGGCGCGTCACCGTGACCACCACCCAAAATGGCCAAAGCACCCGGCTGGTGCTTGACCTACTGAGGCCCCAATGA